A genome region from Leptodactylus fuscus isolate aLepFus1 chromosome 6, aLepFus1.hap2, whole genome shotgun sequence includes the following:
- the EMILIN3 gene encoding EMILIN-3, translated as MEDRLLRILFLVAIAMCFNGSLCPADAKGTYYPPPANGRFIHSLYTSGSQPQTYGKPITKHRNYCVYVVEKNVTCTLQDGTEPYIKAEYLKCSWGPKCPGTVMYRTLFRPKYKIGYKIVTELQWRCCPGHSGDSCQDGPPVQQGYLPPYMAPKAAPGQKLFPPLKTPPTYSKLQPETLPDPPASPKKTGYGRKISPVYGERLDRVEEEVRRLSQSYDSLQGVVSGLGDSLRLAIQEDTSKMIGSLVSGPSSSSHSSVGFGVIPDALAEAPHVPGDLTGKVAEVSEMLRSKSELLEEVNGMVMGHEAQLQHLLEAARPSPLTSTEMLEQYLEGKLAEAQAKLLDGIEARLQKIQGICDVKVDAVQKQCQDSEQAAGHRMQQEMDGREVAMRREILGLTAKVQGMSAPEGCCGRMEELSRRVEELERSMRQLTEDHHALSQKVDAELTRLTLEPQVGVRLDEVESRLNYTEEGVRRCCQEGEERGHMLAELDGVRASVDDKVRVLEERLLTVVGELTNASAALPLDGAVMPLLDAQLSGLRKEGLESLDGLQSRLAAVEELCAAGCSTSEGESLLEIHTELSQCQKQNQDVQKQLGQLNNTILGIKRHLERQQEEALQGEITLLQVNLRSVGRSLHGLEETVSRYADTVVQVNSSAEERGARLSEELISVQGQVDGQGSELRTSRSQLLGLRGDMERMKARLAGQMGTCQSLARELQGDMSKFEHRLVQVEGSCGTPETSLLGYLDQVNSTLVSHEQGLEVLRRELSKINHQAPSLDLPPTTQDNPGRK; from the exons ATGGAAGACAGGCTGCTCAGGATTTTGTTTTTAGTTGCCATCGCTATGTGTTTTAATGGGTCACTATGTCCAGCGGATGCCAAAGGAACGTATTACCCACCTCCCGCCAATGGACGGTTCATTCACAGCTTATATACCTCAGGCTCCCAACCTCAGACTTATGGCAAGCCCATTACCAAGCACAG GAATTATTGTGTGTACGTTGTGGAGAAGAATGTGACGTGCACCCTGCAGGATGGCACCGAACCGTATATCAAAGCGGAGTACCTCAAGTGTAGCTGGGGACCCAAGTGTCCAGGAACTGTAAT GTATCGGACTCTCTTCAGACCCAAGTACAAGATCGGTTACAAGATTGTGACTGAGCTACAGTGGCGCTGTTGTCCTGGACATTCAGGGGACTCCTGCCAAGATGGACCCCCTGTCCAGCAAGGCTACCTTCCACCCTACATGGCACCCAAAGCTGCTCCCGGCCAGAAGCTATTCCCTCCGCTTAAGACTCCACCTACCTATTCCAAACTGCAGCCAGAAACACTCCCTGATCCACCGGCATCACCCAAGAAGACTGGCTACG GACGGAAAATATCTCCTGTGTATGGAGAACGCTTGGACCGGGTGGAGGAAGAGGTCAGGCGGCTGTCTCAGTCATATGACAGCTTACAGGGAGTGGTGAGCGGTCTTGGAGACTCTCTGCGTCTTGCCATCCAGGAGGACACCAGCAAGATGATCGGCTCACTAGTGAGTGGGCCCAGTTCTTCCTCACACTCCTCTGTTGGCTTTGGAGTGATACCGGATGCTTTGGCCGAGGCCCCACATGTCCCTGGAGACTTGACTGGGAAAGTAGCTGAGGTGAGTGAGATGCTCCGCTCAAAATCTGAGCTTCTGGAAGAGGTTAATGGGATGGTTATGGGCCATGAAGCCCAACTCCAACATCTACTAGAAGCTGCAAGGCCATCTCCGCTGACATCCACTGAAATGTTGGAGCAATATTTGGAGGGAAAGCTGGCGGAGGCTCAGGCAAAGCTGTTGGATGGAATAGAGGCTCGTCTGCAGAAGATCCAAGGTATCTGTGATGTGAAAGTAGATGCAGTGCAAAAACAATGCCAAGACTCTGAGCAGGCAGCGGGTCATAGAATGCAGCAGGAAATGGATGGACGAGAAGTGGCAATGAGGAGAGAGATATTAGGACTGACTGCCAAAGTACAGGGAATGAGTGCACCTGAAGGCTGCTGCGGGCGCATGGAGGAACTCAGTAGACGTGTCGAGGAATTGGAACGTAGCATGCGCCAACTAACTGAAGACCACCATGCCCTGAGCCAGAAAGTGGATGCAGAGCTCACAAGGCTCACACTGGAACCACAAGTTGGAGTGAGACTGGATGAAGTGGAGAGCAGACTCAACTATACCGAAGAAGGTGTTAGGAGATGTTGTCAAGAAGGAGAAGAAAGAGGCCACATGCTGGCTGAGCTGGATGGGGTAAGGGCCTCTGTGGATGACAAAGTGAGAGTCCTGGAAGAGAGGTTGCTGACTGTTGTTGGAGAGCTCACCAATGCCTCCGCAGCTCTGCCACTGGATGGAGCCGTAATGCCTCTGTTGGATGCCCAGCTGTCAGGGTTAAGGAAAGAAGGCCTTGAAAGTTTGGATGGATTGCAGAGCCGACTTGCTGCTGTGGAAGAATTGTGTGCGGCTGGGTGCTCCACCTCCGAAGGAGAATCTCTCCTAGAGATTCACACTGAACTTTCACAATGCCAAAAGCAGAACCAAGATGTCCAAAAACAGCTAGGCCAGCTCAACAATACCATCCTGGGCATCAAGAGGCATCTCGAAAGACAACAGGAAGAAGCATTACAAGGGGAGATCACGCTACTGCAAGTTAACTTGAGGAGCGTTGGGCGCTCTTTGCATGGTCTGGAGGAGACTGTGAGCAGATATGCTGATACTGTGGTCCAAGTCAACTCAAGTGCAGAGGAACGTGGAGCTCGACTAAGTGAGGAACTGATTTCTGTTCAAGGCCAAGTAGATGGACAGGGCTCTGAACTTCGCACCAGCCGGTCACAACTTTTAGGCTTGCGCGGAGATATGGAGAGGATGAAAGCACGACTTGCAGGACAGATGGGAACTTGTCAGTCCTTGGCTCGTGAACTTCAAGGGGACATGTCCAAGTTTGAACACAGGCTGGTGCAGGTGGAAGGGTCTTGCGGGACTCCAGAAACAAGTTTGCTTGGCTATCTGGACCAGGTGAACAGCACACTAGTATCTCATGAGCAGGGTCTGGAGGTCCTCAGACGGGAGCTGAGCAAAATCAACCATCAGGCACCAAGCCTGGACCTGCCACCAACTACACAAGACAATCCAGGACGGAAATAA